In Candidatus Abyssobacteria bacterium SURF_5, one genomic interval encodes:
- a CDS encoding HDOD domain-containing protein, which translates to MTHSKADLKLLVERVQELPTIADLGIKILELASDPDVSIADLSKAIHQDPSFAGRILKIANSPFYGMTRQVDSLHLAIVVLGLNEVRNIALGLSLFEAFKKMNSHALYNRRQFWLHSASCAMVAHILSCKVGMRAKGNDFIAGLLHDMGKIVIDEYFGEEFSLIYDEVTRSDVPMIEAERQILGESHERVGEWLVDKWRLPDSLKDAILYHHSLPSMEKAADVKDQQLAALAFLAESFCGHHRIGWDGDASCSRIEEPRAWELVFSNQDENSAENISRILSETFQAYYESVNYIMLI; encoded by the coding sequence ATGACCCATAGCAAGGCAGACCTGAAGCTGCTTGTCGAGCGGGTGCAAGAGCTGCCGACGATAGCCGATCTGGGGATAAAGATCCTTGAGCTTGCATCGGATCCCGATGTTTCGATCGCAGATCTTAGCAAGGCCATTCATCAAGACCCCTCATTTGCCGGCCGGATATTGAAGATAGCAAACTCTCCTTTTTATGGGATGACACGCCAGGTGGATTCGCTTCATTTGGCAATTGTGGTTCTTGGCCTGAACGAGGTGCGCAACATTGCACTGGGTCTTTCTCTCTTTGAAGCGTTTAAGAAGATGAACTCGCACGCGTTGTATAATCGGAGGCAATTCTGGTTGCACAGCGCAAGTTGTGCGATGGTGGCGCACATTTTGAGCTGTAAAGTGGGGATGCGGGCCAAGGGGAATGATTTCATTGCGGGTCTGCTGCATGACATGGGAAAGATAGTGATAGATGAGTATTTCGGGGAGGAATTCTCTTTGATTTACGATGAGGTTACTCGATCTGATGTGCCGATGATCGAGGCGGAGCGGCAGATTTTAGGGGAATCTCACGAACGGGTTGGAGAATGGCTCGTGGACAAATGGCGGTTGCCCGATTCTCTCAAGGATGCGATTTTATACCATCATTCTCTTCCCTCCATGGAAAAAGCCGCCGATGTCAAGGACCAGCAGTTGGCTGCGCTGGCATTTCTGGCGGAGAGCTTCTGCGGCCACCACAGGATAGGGTGGGACGGAGACGCCAGTTGTTCAAGGATCGAAGAACCGAGGGCGTGGGAGCTTGTATTTTCGAATCAGGATGAGAACTCCGCAGAAAATATCAGCCGTATTTTATCCGAGACATTTCAGGCCTATTATGAGTCGGTTAATTACATCATGCTGATATAG
- the treZ gene encoding malto-oligosyltrehalose trehalohydrolase yields MSERDRRKLPIGAEIIPGRGVHFRVWAPRRENVSVVVENAGGKKAKKAYPLVAEKRGYFSGLVPDLNAGALYRFQLNDDLFLPDPASRFQPFGPDGPSQVVDPTEYQWNDQNWKGRDLMGQVFYEMHIGAFTKRGTWRAAVEHLQYLAETGVTILEVMPVHEFPGKFGWGYDGVNLYAPYHHYGTPNDFRSFVDKAHAAGLGVVLDVVYNHFGPVSNYLSEFSFDYFTDRYETEWGYAINFDGNNSLPVREFYIENAGYWIDEFHLDGLRLDATQAIHDQSAKHIIVPIIQRARAKAGRRSIVVVAENEPQNFRLLKEIERGGFGVDAVWNDDFHHSAIVALTRQNEGYYADYLGWPQELISAAKWGYLYQGQFYSWQNKCRGSPVLEVQPSRFINFLQNHDQAANTLRGEPIHLRAHPGKVRALTAFFLLIPGTPLLFQGQEFHSSKPFVYFADHKESLAKIVREGRMQFLKQFNSFRDPEAQAVLPEPSDPATFNMCKLEHDERRTNSAATALYRDLLWFRRMDPVFAAQRTDWMHGAVIGRDIFILRFLGEDKGDRLIIVNLGISRLIVPSPEPLLAPSANTHWELLWSSESVKYGGSGTNSMEKEGRWSIPGNATVVFAPKKVVRLYYA; encoded by the coding sequence ATTTCGGAAAGAGATCGCCGAAAGCTGCCAATCGGCGCGGAAATCATTCCCGGAAGAGGCGTGCATTTCCGGGTGTGGGCCCCCCGAAGAGAGAACGTATCCGTGGTGGTCGAAAACGCCGGGGGAAAGAAGGCAAAAAAAGCGTACCCCCTCGTCGCCGAAAAGAGGGGTTACTTTTCAGGACTCGTCCCCGACCTCAACGCCGGAGCGCTTTATCGTTTCCAGTTGAACGACGATCTGTTTCTTCCCGATCCCGCCTCTCGATTCCAGCCATTCGGGCCCGACGGGCCGTCACAAGTCGTTGACCCAACCGAGTATCAGTGGAACGATCAGAACTGGAAGGGGAGAGATTTAATGGGCCAGGTGTTCTATGAAATGCATATCGGCGCCTTCACGAAAAGAGGCACGTGGAGGGCGGCCGTTGAACATCTGCAGTACCTTGCCGAAACTGGCGTCACGATTCTTGAAGTCATGCCCGTTCATGAATTTCCGGGAAAATTCGGCTGGGGATACGATGGGGTGAACCTGTATGCGCCTTACCATCATTATGGAACCCCGAACGATTTTCGATCTTTTGTGGACAAGGCCCATGCCGCGGGACTCGGAGTTGTCCTGGACGTGGTATACAACCATTTTGGGCCTGTCTCGAATTACCTGAGCGAATTTTCCTTCGACTACTTCACCGACCGGTATGAAACCGAATGGGGGTATGCGATAAACTTCGACGGCAACAACTCTTTGCCCGTCCGCGAGTTTTACATCGAGAACGCCGGTTACTGGATAGATGAATTCCATCTCGACGGCCTGCGATTAGACGCTACACAGGCCATTCACGATCAGTCGGCAAAGCATATCATCGTACCGATTATTCAGCGCGCGCGCGCAAAAGCCGGTCGCCGCTCCATTGTCGTCGTGGCTGAAAACGAGCCGCAAAATTTCCGTCTTCTCAAGGAGATTGAGCGGGGAGGCTTTGGCGTTGATGCCGTCTGGAACGATGACTTCCACCATAGCGCGATTGTGGCGTTGACACGTCAGAACGAGGGCTATTATGCCGATTACCTGGGGTGGCCGCAGGAACTCATATCCGCCGCCAAGTGGGGATACCTTTACCAGGGCCAATTCTATTCCTGGCAAAACAAGTGCAGGGGCAGTCCGGTTCTTGAGGTCCAGCCTTCTCGCTTCATCAACTTTCTTCAGAACCACGATCAGGCGGCGAATACTCTTCGAGGAGAACCAATCCATCTCCGGGCCCACCCTGGAAAGGTGCGAGCCCTGACGGCGTTCTTCCTTTTGATTCCCGGCACCCCGCTGCTCTTTCAAGGGCAGGAGTTCCATTCGTCAAAGCCTTTCGTTTATTTCGCCGACCATAAGGAATCGTTGGCGAAGATAGTCCGGGAAGGACGCATGCAGTTCCTGAAACAATTCAACAGTTTCAGGGATCCCGAAGCGCAGGCCGTTCTCCCTGAACCCTCCGATCCCGCGACCTTCAACATGTGCAAACTGGAGCATGACGAGCGACGAACCAACTCTGCCGCTACCGCTCTGTACCGCGACCTCCTCTGGTTCAGGCGAATGGACCCGGTCTTTGCCGCCCAACGGACCGACTGGATGCATGGCGCCGTGATTGGTAGGGACATCTTTATCCTCCGGTTCCTGGGAGAGGATAAAGGGGACAGATTGATCATCGTCAATCTCGGGATCAGCCGGCTGATCGTGCCCTCGCCGGAACCGCTCCTGGCGCCATCCGCAAACACGCACTGGGAACTGCTCTGGTCGAGTGAATCCGTCAAGTATGGAGGCAGCGGCACGAATTCGATGGAGAAGGAAGGAAGATGGTCCATCCCCGGCAATGCAACGGTCGTCTTTGCGCCAAAAAAGGTCGTCCGTCTCTACTATGCATGA
- a CDS encoding glycogen debranching protein, whose product MHETLESKILKPIIRRIPLNFPEPDASVLLEREWLVTNGLGGYASSTISGIGTRKYHGILVAAMPAPFGRMMMLNDVREDILFADGAEAELGGELLSRGDLLFPGGYHLQEFILEYGLPLWRYRINDTLIEKRIVLPHFQNTVFINYRLVSGTEATLRLRPFMQFRSLHSELSARQEKPYTVHALGDRFEIVKNPETPSLRFYVFGDQSGLNLTGGYAFERFYRSEERRGYPARGWSWNPGFFHTTLSQNNSATLIASAEPWEVLLALSPDEVIREEIARRRRLLFLAREIPTNVHAELILAADQFIITPIARTADATRARARGDESRTVIAGYHWFTDWGRDTMISLEGLCLATGRRAEAGYILRTFAHYVKDGLIPNMFPEGETEGRYNTADATLWFFHAIDRYFRYSNDFITMRELLPVLLDIINHHIRGTRFGIHMDPVDGLLRQGHDSFALTWMDAKAGDWIVTPRRGKTVEINALWYNALRLMRQWLQETDNSNEAGKLSELGDQVQESFNEKFWYENGGYLYDIIEGENGKDHSLRPNQIFSISLSHPVLDSARWKAVLSTVEQHLLTPVGLRSLDPCHPHYKGEYRGDLLARDGAYHQGSVWSWLIGPFIDAWLKVYPDEREKARRFIDGLVAHLDDACVGNVSEIFDGEPPFRYEGCVAQAWSVAELLRSLIQVAQ is encoded by the coding sequence ATGCATGAAACCCTCGAATCCAAAATCCTGAAGCCCATTATCCGGCGCATCCCCCTGAATTTCCCGGAGCCGGACGCATCCGTCCTCCTGGAACGAGAATGGCTCGTTACCAACGGACTCGGAGGATACGCTTCATCGACCATCTCAGGCATCGGCACGCGCAAATATCACGGAATCCTGGTGGCCGCCATGCCCGCCCCGTTCGGACGCATGATGATGCTGAACGACGTGCGCGAGGATATCCTCTTTGCTGACGGCGCCGAAGCGGAGTTGGGCGGCGAATTGCTCAGCCGCGGCGACCTCCTGTTCCCCGGCGGATATCACCTCCAGGAATTCATTCTCGAGTACGGCCTGCCTCTGTGGCGATACCGCATAAATGATACCCTCATAGAAAAACGAATCGTGCTTCCACATTTCCAGAATACGGTCTTTATCAACTATCGTCTTGTGAGCGGGACCGAAGCCACGCTTCGGCTGCGCCCGTTCATGCAGTTTCGAAGCCTGCATTCGGAATTGAGCGCCCGGCAGGAAAAGCCCTACACCGTTCATGCCCTCGGCGATCGATTCGAGATCGTAAAAAATCCCGAGACACCCTCCCTGCGATTCTACGTCTTTGGCGATCAGAGCGGTCTCAATCTCACCGGCGGATATGCCTTCGAAAGATTCTATCGCTCCGAAGAACGACGCGGCTATCCCGCGCGCGGTTGGTCGTGGAATCCCGGCTTCTTTCACACGACACTTTCACAAAACAATTCCGCCACCCTAATCGCATCTGCTGAGCCGTGGGAGGTATTGCTCGCGCTGTCTCCCGATGAGGTGATCCGTGAGGAGATAGCAAGACGCCGCCGCCTTCTCTTTTTGGCGCGCGAAATACCAACCAATGTCCACGCCGAGCTCATTCTTGCGGCGGATCAATTCATCATCACGCCCATAGCTCGCACCGCAGATGCCACCCGCGCACGAGCCCGTGGGGATGAGAGCCGCACCGTCATCGCCGGTTACCACTGGTTCACCGACTGGGGACGCGATACGATGATCAGTCTGGAAGGACTCTGCCTCGCCACCGGCAGGCGCGCCGAAGCCGGATATATCCTGCGCACATTCGCTCATTATGTGAAAGACGGCTTGATTCCAAACATGTTTCCCGAGGGCGAAACCGAGGGACGCTACAATACGGCCGACGCCACCTTGTGGTTCTTCCATGCCATCGACAGATACTTCCGCTACAGCAATGACTTCATCACCATGCGCGAACTCCTGCCCGTTCTCCTCGACATCATCAACCACCACATCCGGGGAACCCGTTTCGGCATCCATATGGACCCCGTTGATGGACTGCTCCGACAAGGACACGACAGCTTCGCGCTCACCTGGATGGACGCCAAGGCAGGGGATTGGATCGTCACGCCACGGCGCGGAAAGACCGTGGAAATAAACGCGCTCTGGTACAACGCCCTCCGCTTGATGCGGCAATGGCTGCAAGAGACCGACAATTCTAATGAAGCCGGCAAACTGTCCGAACTCGGCGACCAGGTCCAAGAATCGTTCAACGAAAAGTTTTGGTACGAAAACGGCGGCTATTTATATGACATCATAGAAGGAGAGAACGGGAAGGACCATTCTCTTCGGCCCAACCAGATTTTCTCGATCTCGCTTTCTCATCCCGTCCTCGATAGCGCGCGATGGAAAGCCGTCCTCTCCACCGTTGAACAACATCTGCTCACACCTGTGGGGCTGCGTTCACTTGATCCCTGTCATCCCCACTACAAGGGCGAATACCGGGGCGACCTCCTCGCCAGAGACGGCGCGTACCACCAGGGAAGCGTTTGGAGCTGGCTCATCGGGCCCTTCATCGACGCCTGGCTCAAAGTCTATCCGGACGAACGGGAAAAGGCGAGGCGATTCATCGATGGACTTGTCGCCCACCTGGATGACGCTTGCGTCGGGAATGTCAGCGAGATATTCGACGGGGAGCCGCCGTTCCGATACGAGGGCTGCGTCGCGCAGGCCTGGAGCGTGGCCGAGCTCTTGCGATCACTCATTCAGGTTGCACAATAG
- a CDS encoding alpha/beta hydrolase, giving the protein MAKASANGIEIEYDTFGDTSASPLLLIMGLAAQMIWWDEEFCEQLAAKGHFVIRFDNRDVGLSTKFDDAGIPDLVEVISARIQGKKVQAPYTLDDMADDSIGLLDALGIDSAHVCGASMGGMIAQTIAIRHPKRMRSLTSIMSTTGDPSLPQAGADVMALLITPPPRERTENIEYSVKLWRTISGSRFPFDEDFIRKKLAESYDRSFYPQGAARQIAAIVAHGDRTPALKSVNVPALAIHGSEDPLVPVECGRATARAIPGSSLLVIEGMGHNLPAGAWPQIIDAITRHTHGRSF; this is encoded by the coding sequence TTGGCGAAGGCAAGCGCAAATGGTATAGAGATCGAGTACGACACCTTTGGGGACACCTCGGCGTCGCCGCTCCTGTTGATCATGGGGCTCGCCGCTCAAATGATCTGGTGGGATGAGGAGTTCTGCGAGCAGCTCGCCGCGAAAGGGCATTTCGTGATCCGCTTCGACAATAGAGATGTCGGTCTTTCAACGAAGTTTGATGACGCGGGCATACCGGACCTTGTGGAGGTAATAAGCGCGCGGATACAAGGGAAGAAAGTTCAGGCTCCATATACTTTAGACGATATGGCTGACGACTCGATCGGCCTGTTGGACGCGCTCGGCATCGACAGCGCCCATGTTTGCGGCGCGTCGATGGGCGGAATGATAGCGCAGACGATAGCAATCCGGCATCCGAAACGCATGAGAAGCCTTACCTCAATCATGTCCACCACCGGCGATCCTTCCCTCCCTCAGGCCGGCGCGGATGTCATGGCTCTTCTGATAACGCCGCCGCCTCGCGAGCGCACCGAGAATATCGAATACAGCGTCAAATTGTGGCGAACCATCAGCGGATCGAGGTTTCCGTTTGATGAAGACTTTATCCGCAAGAAGCTGGCTGAATCATATGACCGATCATTTTATCCGCAGGGAGCCGCGCGCCAGATCGCCGCGATTGTCGCTCATGGAGATCGAACGCCGGCGCTCAAGTCGGTGAACGTGCCGGCGCTGGCGATCCATGGGAGCGAGGATCCGCTGGTTCCGGTCGAATGCGGAAGAGCCACAGCCAGGGCGATACCCGGCTCATCACTTCTCGTTATCGAGGGGATGGGACACAATCTTCCGGCCGGCGCATGGCCGCAAATCATCGATGCCATCACCCGCCATACCCACGGGCGCTCTTTTTGA